One window of Vibrio sinaloensis genomic DNA carries:
- a CDS encoding substrate-binding periplasmic protein, producing MKQKRLPLPALATLMLCFSTEFGSVATAETLRVAQTEWPPFIMDSPLGGGVAHDIIVDALIDAGYQVQFDQKPWSRILKETIHGKNDVIVAMWKTEERERHFLYTDAYMNNQMAVVSRSRSDFEYTAIESLKGKKVALIHRYAYTPKLLDYPDMIPVNSIDLPNSLRLVLTERADLLVSDEIVARWTIQQMKLDINQFKFSETYIDSTPLYAGVRRDHPQAQSIVSMLNEYFRTQGEAQLELLKEKYGVSTQTPSQ from the coding sequence ATGAAACAAAAACGCCTCCCGTTACCTGCACTAGCGACTCTAATGCTCTGTTTTAGCACCGAATTTGGCTCAGTGGCCACTGCCGAGACACTACGTGTCGCACAAACTGAGTGGCCACCGTTTATTATGGACTCTCCACTTGGAGGCGGTGTTGCGCACGATATTATTGTCGACGCACTGATAGACGCAGGCTATCAAGTCCAGTTTGATCAAAAGCCCTGGAGTCGAATTCTCAAAGAGACCATTCACGGTAAAAATGATGTGATTGTCGCTATGTGGAAAACCGAGGAGCGCGAGCGGCACTTTCTGTATACCGACGCTTATATGAACAATCAGATGGCGGTAGTATCACGCAGTCGCAGTGATTTTGAATATACGGCCATCGAGAGTTTGAAAGGCAAAAAGGTCGCATTAATTCATCGTTATGCATACACGCCAAAGCTACTGGATTACCCGGATATGATACCGGTCAACTCAATCGATTTGCCCAATAGCCTACGCTTAGTTTTAACCGAGCGCGCTGATCTTTTGGTGTCAGATGAAATTGTCGCCCGCTGGACGATTCAGCAGATGAAGCTCGACATCAACCAGTTTAAGTTCAGCGAGACATATATAGACTCCACTCCCCTGTATGCCGGAGTCCGCCGCGATCACCCGCAGGCTCAATCCATTGTTTCCATGCTCAATGAGTACTTCCGCACCCAAGGCGAAGCGCAGTTAGAACTATTAAAAGAGAAGTATGGGGTGTCGACCCAAACACCTAGCCAGTAA
- the torA gene encoding trimethylamine-N-oxide reductase TorA, producing MAITRRSFLKGVATTSAASVIGPSLLASTSAVAAESTGTWKVSGSHWGAFRAHIYAGKVQEIKPLELDKNPTEMLNGIKGIIYSPSRVRYPMVRLDWLKKHKYSADTRGNNRFIRVTWDEALDLFYRELERVQKEYGPWALHAGQTGWNQTGSFNNCTAHMQRAVGMHGNFITKVGDYSTGAGQTILPYVLGSTEVYAQGTSWSEILNNSDNIVLWANDPVKNLQVGWNCETHESFDYLAQLKEKVAKGEINVLSVDPVKNKTQRYLENDHLYINPQTDVAFMLAVAHVLYTEDLYDKQFIDTYCLGFKEFIQYVMGETKDKVVKTPEWAAEICGVKADKIREFARMLVSGRTQILMGWCIQRQEHGEQPYWAAAVIAAMVGQIGLPGGGISYGHHYSSIGVPSTGFAGPGGFPRNLDAGMKPKWDNNDFNGYSRTIPVARWIDCLLEPGKEIRYNGGKVKLPDFKMMVISGCNPWHHHQDRNRMKQAFKKLQTVVTVEFAWTATCRFSDIVLPACTQWERNDIDVYGSYSSKGLIAMHRLVDPLFQSKPDFQIMSELTERFGRREEYTRGMSEMEWIESLYNDCRKANEGKFDMPEFSEFWDKSVLDFGQGKPWVRHADFRQDPEINALGTPSGFIEITSRKIGRYGYQHCQEHPMWFEKTERSHGGPGSDKHPYWLQSCHPDKRLHSQMCESEEFRATYAVQGREPVYINPLDAKEKGIKDGDLVRVFNDRGQLLAGAVLTDSYPRGVIRIEEGAWYGPLNEKEGAICTYGDPNTLTMDIGTSELAQATSANTCIVNFEKFTGKVPPVTSFGGPIEVA from the coding sequence ATGGCTATTACACGAAGAAGTTTTCTTAAAGGCGTAGCAACAACCAGCGCGGCGTCGGTGATCGGTCCTAGTTTATTGGCGTCGACATCGGCCGTGGCTGCCGAGTCGACCGGTACTTGGAAGGTGTCAGGCTCGCATTGGGGGGCATTCCGTGCTCATATCTATGCAGGTAAAGTACAAGAGATCAAACCACTTGAGTTGGACAAAAACCCAACCGAGATGCTCAATGGTATTAAAGGTATCATCTATAGTCCGTCTCGCGTTCGTTACCCTATGGTGCGACTCGATTGGCTGAAAAAGCATAAATACAGCGCCGATACCCGCGGTAACAACCGCTTTATCCGCGTGACTTGGGATGAAGCGCTAGACCTGTTCTACCGTGAGCTAGAGCGTGTACAAAAAGAGTACGGGCCTTGGGCGCTCCACGCTGGGCAAACTGGCTGGAACCAAACCGGTTCTTTTAACAACTGTACCGCGCATATGCAGCGCGCGGTTGGTATGCATGGTAACTTCATTACTAAAGTGGGTGACTACTCAACGGGTGCAGGCCAAACCATCCTGCCTTACGTGTTGGGCTCGACTGAGGTTTATGCGCAAGGCACCTCTTGGTCTGAGATTTTAAATAACTCAGACAACATCGTTCTTTGGGCCAATGACCCAGTGAAAAACCTCCAAGTAGGTTGGAACTGTGAAACGCACGAATCGTTTGATTACCTTGCGCAGTTAAAAGAGAAGGTCGCCAAAGGTGAGATCAACGTGCTGTCGGTTGATCCGGTGAAGAACAAAACTCAGCGTTATCTAGAAAACGATCATCTGTATATCAATCCACAGACTGATGTGGCATTCATGCTCGCTGTCGCTCACGTTCTATACACCGAAGATCTCTACGATAAGCAGTTCATCGATACTTACTGCCTTGGTTTCAAAGAATTCATTCAATATGTTATGGGTGAAACCAAAGACAAAGTGGTGAAAACACCGGAGTGGGCCGCGGAGATTTGTGGTGTCAAAGCCGACAAGATTCGAGAATTCGCTCGTATGTTGGTCAGCGGCCGTACTCAAATCTTGATGGGCTGGTGTATTCAGCGTCAAGAGCATGGTGAGCAGCCGTATTGGGCCGCTGCTGTGATCGCAGCAATGGTTGGTCAAATTGGCTTGCCTGGTGGCGGCATCTCTTACGGGCACCACTACTCAAGTATTGGTGTTCCATCTACGGGCTTTGCTGGACCGGGTGGTTTCCCGCGTAACCTAGATGCGGGCATGAAGCCAAAATGGGATAACAACGACTTCAACGGGTACAGCCGCACCATTCCTGTGGCGCGTTGGATTGATTGCTTGCTCGAGCCGGGTAAAGAGATCCGATACAACGGCGGTAAAGTGAAACTGCCTGACTTTAAGATGATGGTGATATCGGGGTGTAACCCTTGGCACCACCATCAAGACCGCAACCGTATGAAGCAAGCTTTCAAAAAGCTGCAAACTGTGGTGACAGTTGAGTTTGCTTGGACGGCAACGTGCCGCTTCTCAGACATCGTACTGCCAGCGTGTACCCAGTGGGAGCGAAACGATATCGATGTGTATGGTTCGTATTCAAGTAAAGGTCTGATTGCGATGCATCGCTTGGTCGATCCTTTGTTCCAATCGAAACCAGACTTCCAAATCATGAGCGAGTTAACTGAGCGTTTTGGTCGACGTGAAGAATACACGCGTGGTATGAGTGAAATGGAGTGGATCGAAAGCCTCTACAACGACTGTCGTAAAGCGAACGAAGGCAAGTTCGACATGCCTGAGTTTTCCGAGTTTTGGGACAAGAGCGTGCTTGATTTTGGTCAGGGTAAACCTTGGGTTCGTCATGCCGACTTCCGTCAAGATCCTGAAATCAACGCGCTGGGTACTCCGTCGGGCTTTATCGAAATTACCTCACGTAAGATCGGTCGTTATGGTTACCAGCACTGCCAAGAGCACCCAATGTGGTTTGAGAAAACGGAACGTTCACACGGCGGTCCAGGGTCAGACAAACACCCTTACTGGCTGCAATCATGCCACCCAGATAAACGTCTGCACTCGCAAATGTGTGAATCGGAAGAGTTCCGAGCCACTTATGCGGTCCAAGGTCGTGAGCCGGTCTACATCAACCCACTCGATGCTAAAGAGAAAGGGATTAAAGATGGTGACTTGGTAAGAGTGTTCAACGATCGCGGTCAATTACTCGCCGGTGCGGTTTTAACCGACAGTTACCCACGAGGTGTGATTCGCATTGAGGAAGGGGCGTGGTACGGTCCGCTGAACGAAAAAGAAGGGGCGATTTGTACTTATGGTGATCCCAATACCCTGACCATGGACATTGGTACCTCTGAGCTGGCTCAGGCGACATCTGCCAATACCTGTATTGTCAACTTCGAGAAATTTACCGGCAAAGTGCCTCCTGTCACCTCATTTGGTGGGCCTATCGAAGTTGCTTAA
- the torC gene encoding pentaheme c-type cytochrome TorC, with product MKSLIVKLWRTMTRPAVHISLGVLTMGGFIAGVIFWGGFNTALEATNTEEFCISCHTMRDNVYVELQETVHWKNHSGVRATCPDCHVPHNWTDKIARKMQASKEVFAQVFGNYDEPGVFEERRIELAKHEWDRFSANKSLECKNCHNYDSMDFELMSPTARIQMKQAAEKDQSCVDCHKGIAHKLPAGMDSIGGIVSDLENLASNTKYDVGQTLVSVRHLPIYFDAEGAKEAGLLNPASSVKVIDEKGEYAEIEIDGWRKAKGFGRVIQEDFGKNIAVASLLKEASTDDSVVTTGEQKVDELTGLPWEKVAAKVWIKKESMLNDITPVWEKSAEAYKTNCSVCHTQPDEAHFDANTWPGMFDGMLAFVNLDTDSEALILKYLQKHSSDYAEGHH from the coding sequence ATGAAATCATTGATCGTAAAGCTGTGGCGCACCATGACGCGTCCGGCAGTCCACATCAGCCTTGGCGTGCTGACCATGGGCGGCTTCATCGCTGGCGTTATTTTTTGGGGTGGCTTCAATACGGCACTTGAAGCAACCAACACCGAAGAGTTTTGTATCAGCTGTCATACCATGCGTGACAATGTGTACGTAGAACTTCAAGAAACGGTTCACTGGAAAAACCACTCAGGGGTTCGAGCAACCTGTCCAGATTGTCATGTTCCACATAATTGGACCGATAAGATAGCTCGTAAGATGCAAGCCTCAAAAGAGGTCTTTGCTCAAGTGTTTGGCAACTACGACGAACCTGGAGTGTTTGAAGAGCGTCGAATTGAGTTGGCTAAACATGAGTGGGACCGCTTCTCCGCCAATAAGTCGTTAGAGTGTAAAAACTGCCACAACTACGACTCGATGGATTTTGAACTGATGTCACCGACTGCGCGCATTCAGATGAAACAGGCCGCTGAAAAAGATCAAAGTTGTGTGGATTGCCATAAAGGTATTGCACACAAACTTCCTGCCGGTATGGACAGCATCGGCGGCATTGTTAGTGACTTAGAAAACCTAGCGTCTAATACTAAGTACGATGTTGGACAAACACTGGTGAGTGTTCGTCATCTGCCGATTTACTTCGATGCAGAAGGCGCGAAAGAAGCCGGTCTACTTAACCCTGCGTCATCGGTCAAAGTGATCGACGAAAAAGGCGAATACGCCGAAATCGAAATTGACGGTTGGCGCAAGGCGAAAGGCTTCGGTCGTGTTATCCAGGAAGATTTCGGTAAGAACATTGCCGTGGCTTCTCTGCTAAAAGAAGCCTCAACCGACGACTCAGTAGTGACCACTGGTGAACAGAAGGTGGATGAGTTGACGGGTCTTCCATGGGAAAAAGTGGCCGCGAAGGTGTGGATCAAAAAAGAGTCGATGTTGAACGACATTACGCCGGTTTGGGAAAAGTCTGCAGAAGCATACAAAACCAACTGTTCGGTTTGTCATACCCAGCCTGACGAAGCGCACTTCGATGCGAACACTTGGCCTGGTATGTTCGATGGTATGCTTGCGTTCGTTAACCTCGACACGGATAGCGAAGCGTTGATCTTGAAATACCTACAAAAACACTCTTCAGATTATGCTGAAGGTCACCACTAA
- the torE gene encoding trimethylamine N-oxide reductase system protein TorE, which produces MSDVNKIESGEKRSLEWKSFLFIAVVLFPVLSVAFVGGYGFLVWMLQVFVMGPPGAHGM; this is translated from the coding sequence ATGAGTGATGTTAACAAAATCGAGAGTGGTGAGAAGCGCTCTCTAGAATGGAAGTCATTCCTCTTTATCGCGGTTGTTCTTTTCCCGGTTTTAAGTGTGGCGTTTGTCGGGGGATACGGTTTCTTGGTGTGGATGCTCCAAGTCTTCGTAATGGGCCCTCCGGGCGCGCACGGCATGTAA
- a CDS encoding ABC transporter permease, which produces MDSVVDISWLTLALFFTSLVVPFTISRYYQLGLSREILVSVARMTLQLMLVGVYLEYLFKLNSLTINIAWILVMTLIGASAIASKAKLPRAHLMLPVACGLLIALVPMLAIIVLAVVKPIPCYNAQYLVPLAGMLLGNSMSGNIVALQNFFNAFEERKSEYEAAISLGASTSYATLPFVRDAIALSLAPSLATMTTTGLVTLPGMMTGQILGGASPIVAIKYQIMIMIAIFVTMSLSIAVSLKLVVKRCIHPHGRVLVKVESSQPH; this is translated from the coding sequence ATGGACAGTGTGGTGGATATCTCTTGGCTCACTTTGGCGCTATTTTTTACCTCGCTGGTCGTGCCCTTTACCATCAGCCGATATTATCAATTGGGGTTAAGTAGAGAGATACTCGTCAGCGTCGCTCGCATGACGCTACAACTGATGTTGGTCGGTGTGTATCTTGAGTACTTATTTAAACTCAATAGCTTGACGATAAACATTGCCTGGATCCTGGTGATGACATTGATAGGCGCAAGCGCGATTGCTAGCAAAGCCAAACTGCCTCGCGCTCATTTGATGCTGCCAGTAGCTTGTGGGCTACTGATCGCTTTAGTCCCTATGCTCGCTATTATTGTCCTTGCTGTGGTTAAACCGATCCCCTGTTACAATGCCCAGTACTTAGTGCCACTTGCCGGTATGTTGCTCGGTAATTCAATGAGTGGCAATATCGTCGCATTGCAGAATTTTTTTAACGCTTTCGAAGAACGAAAGTCGGAATATGAAGCAGCGATTTCACTCGGTGCATCGACCAGTTATGCCACCTTGCCCTTCGTCCGTGATGCGATTGCATTGTCACTCGCCCCATCATTGGCGACGATGACGACCACAGGCCTAGTCACATTACCCGGAATGATGACAGGTCAAATTCTTGGTGGCGCCAGCCCAATCGTAGCGATTAAATATCAAATCATGATCATGATTGCTATCTTTGTTACCATGTCACTGTCTATTGCGGTATCGCTCAAGCTCGTGGTCAAGCGCTGTATTCACCCCCACGGGAGAGTATTGGTGAAGGTGGAGTCAAGTCAGCCTCACTAA
- the focA gene encoding formate transporter FocA translates to MNLNQFDSLLPPQMAERAAEIGVGKATKDPIKSFLLAISAGIHIGIAFVFYTVVTTGAGDLPWGLTRLLGGLAFSLGLILVVVTGGELFTSSVLTLVARASGKISWQTLFKHWLVVYSGNLVGALLLVVCMLMTKQYMFDHGQVGLNAMAISQHKLHHSFLSAVALGVMCNVLVCIAVWMTFSGRTLTDKIAVMILPVAMFVSAGFEHCIANMFQVPMAIGIKTFAPAEFWQMTGASIADYADLNMVDFITHNLIPVTLGNIIGGGVFVGMWYWLIYLRD, encoded by the coding sequence ATGAATCTCAATCAATTTGACTCTTTATTGCCACCACAAATGGCCGAGCGTGCCGCTGAAATTGGTGTGGGTAAAGCGACCAAAGACCCGATTAAATCCTTCCTACTGGCGATTTCTGCTGGCATTCACATCGGTATCGCTTTCGTTTTTTATACTGTGGTTACCACAGGTGCGGGTGATCTTCCTTGGGGATTAACTCGGCTGTTAGGTGGCTTGGCTTTCAGTCTTGGTTTGATCCTGGTCGTCGTGACAGGAGGCGAGCTATTTACCAGCTCAGTGCTGACTTTAGTGGCACGCGCGAGTGGAAAGATTTCATGGCAAACCTTGTTCAAACATTGGCTAGTTGTCTACAGCGGTAACTTGGTCGGTGCATTACTATTAGTGGTCTGCATGTTGATGACCAAGCAATATATGTTTGACCATGGCCAAGTTGGGCTCAATGCGATGGCGATATCACAGCACAAACTGCATCACAGTTTTCTATCGGCGGTGGCGCTAGGGGTGATGTGTAATGTGTTGGTGTGTATCGCGGTGTGGATGACTTTCAGTGGTCGAACTTTGACCGACAAAATTGCCGTGATGATTTTGCCCGTTGCGATGTTTGTCTCTGCCGGTTTTGAACACTGTATCGCCAATATGTTTCAAGTGCCGATGGCGATTGGAATTAAAACTTTTGCACCTGCTGAATTTTGGCAGATGACCGGGGCATCGATTGCTGATTACGCCGATCTCAATATGGTTGACTTCATTACTCATAACCTGATTCCAGTGACGCTAGGCAACATTATTGGCGGTGGGGTGTTTGTTGGTATGTGGTATTGGTTGATTTACTTGCGTGACTAG
- a CDS encoding TIGR02647 family protein produces MKFTPDYLSELNLLLQFDLSSAATGIKVHHDASEEMQAAVQRLYSKGLCTLPDGGYLTDEGIEVAEHADKILRVLSS; encoded by the coding sequence ATGAAATTTACGCCTGACTACCTATCTGAACTCAACTTGCTACTTCAATTTGATCTCAGCAGTGCAGCAACCGGTATCAAAGTTCACCATGACGCGTCAGAGGAGATGCAGGCAGCGGTGCAGCGTCTGTACTCAAAAGGTTTGTGTACGCTTCCGGATGGAGGATATCTTACCGATGAGGGGATTGAAGTCGCGGAGCATGCGGACAAGATCCTACGCGTTCTGAGTAGCTAA
- a CDS encoding substrate-binding periplasmic protein, which yields MKWWLILLFFCHNVQAQRVFMTSLDWPPYSGEELQQNGLSVAIAREAFAVMGYELVVEFKPWVRTVTTASKRDKYIGYFPEYAFETQEFVFSDSIGTGPLGFVQNRNNPIYWSKLTDLSDYRIGVVQGYINTRRFDQLVEQGQLKVEAAENDRINIQKVAKGRLDLAVIDANVLKYLVDTDRHNTVLATRVEMNDQLLEVKQLYLAFKNTPEGNDWRRIFNQGLSQIDISRVADTLDQASNAKDSLFEPQTAN from the coding sequence ATGAAGTGGTGGCTGATTCTACTGTTCTTTTGCCACAATGTTCAGGCGCAGCGAGTCTTTATGACGTCTCTGGATTGGCCGCCCTACTCAGGGGAGGAGTTGCAACAGAATGGTCTATCAGTTGCTATTGCTCGAGAAGCTTTTGCTGTGATGGGTTATGAATTAGTGGTTGAGTTTAAACCTTGGGTCAGAACCGTGACCACAGCGTCAAAGAGGGATAAGTACATAGGTTACTTTCCGGAATACGCTTTCGAGACACAAGAGTTTGTGTTCTCCGATTCCATAGGTACGGGACCGTTAGGGTTTGTGCAAAATCGCAACAATCCGATTTACTGGTCTAAACTGACCGACTTGTCAGACTATCGAATCGGTGTTGTCCAAGGCTACATCAATACGCGCAGGTTTGATCAATTAGTCGAGCAGGGACAACTAAAAGTGGAAGCGGCGGAAAACGATCGGATTAATATCCAAAAGGTCGCAAAAGGCAGGCTAGATCTCGCGGTCATCGACGCCAATGTGCTGAAATACTTGGTTGATACGGATAGACACAACACAGTGTTAGCGACTCGAGTCGAAATGAACGACCAATTGTTAGAGGTGAAGCAACTCTACCTTGCGTTCAAAAACACGCCAGAGGGTAACGATTGGCGGCGTATCTTTAATCAAGGGCTGAGCCAAATTGATATCAGTCGCGTTGCCGACACACTCGATCAGGCCAGCAACGCCAAAGATTCGTTGTTTGAGCCCCAAACTGCGAATTAG
- a CDS encoding NAD-dependent epimerase/dehydratase family protein — protein sequence MKTITVIGGGWLGKPLSQYLMSIGYQVFTSKTSQQGAQELQAQGLHGFACNLANGSEALVEHLKNNPSDIVIGCFPPGFRRGGGQDYVTHWQHLIDAAKQAQVRRVVMVSSTTVYPSLAKDMREEDASLSLATSSALFSDNAITMLTAEQCLIDSGLEYAVVRCSGLVGPDRHPSRFAARLKQVSDQAPANMIELKDAIGTVSYMALYKENCVVNATTPNTVSKAEFYQAALESVGANDPLPPVVHQADKRILADKIVSLGYRFHFDHTLELV from the coding sequence GTGAAAACAATTACCGTTATTGGTGGAGGATGGCTTGGTAAGCCGTTGAGTCAATATTTGATGTCGATTGGCTACCAGGTCTTTACCAGCAAAACTTCCCAACAAGGGGCCCAAGAGTTGCAAGCACAAGGCCTACACGGTTTTGCCTGCAACCTTGCCAACGGCTCAGAAGCGCTGGTTGAGCACTTAAAGAACAATCCAAGCGATATCGTGATTGGCTGTTTCCCCCCTGGGTTTCGCCGCGGAGGTGGACAAGATTACGTAACGCATTGGCAGCATTTGATTGACGCCGCGAAGCAGGCCCAAGTACGGCGCGTGGTGATGGTCAGTTCGACAACGGTTTATCCCTCGCTCGCCAAGGATATGCGCGAAGAAGATGCCAGCCTCAGTTTAGCCACTAGCAGCGCGCTTTTCAGCGACAATGCCATCACTATGCTGACTGCGGAGCAGTGCCTAATCGATTCTGGGCTAGAGTATGCTGTGGTTCGCTGCAGCGGGTTAGTCGGCCCGGATAGACATCCCTCTCGTTTCGCTGCTCGCCTCAAACAAGTCAGTGACCAGGCCCCGGCCAACATGATTGAACTTAAAGATGCGATCGGCACCGTCAGTTACATGGCACTGTATAAAGAAAATTGCGTGGTGAATGCCACTACCCCAAATACCGTGAGTAAGGCAGAGTTTTATCAAGCCGCTTTGGAGAGCGTAGGCGCCAACGACCCCCTTCCTCCTGTCGTCCATCAAGCCGACAAACGCATCCTTGCAGATAAGATTGTCTCACTGGGTTACCGATTTCACTTTGACCACACTTTAGAGTTGGTTTAG
- a CDS encoding YdcF family protein: MKLYQHIERLWQFMQCTDTLVKSDCIFVLGSNDVRVAEHASKLYLEGWADLLIFSGGVGRLTQGLFEQSEADTFAQIARDLGVPSQAILIENQATNSGENVTFTHQLIEQKTLNIRSFILVQKPYMERRAYATFVKQWPDDIDHVCVSSAKQAFCDYFNEEIDMYTTLTAMLGDFERIRDYPALGYQIEQPIPTEVLHSYQVIKSALS, from the coding sequence ATGAAGCTATATCAACATATCGAGCGACTTTGGCAATTCATGCAGTGTACAGATACGTTAGTCAAATCTGACTGTATTTTCGTACTCGGTAGCAATGATGTTCGGGTGGCCGAACACGCCTCTAAGCTCTATTTAGAGGGATGGGCGGACTTATTAATTTTCTCCGGTGGCGTTGGGCGTTTAACTCAAGGACTATTCGAGCAGAGCGAAGCCGACACCTTTGCCCAAATCGCGAGAGATCTAGGTGTACCTAGCCAAGCTATTTTGATTGAAAACCAAGCAACCAATAGTGGCGAAAATGTCACGTTTACTCATCAGCTTATTGAGCAAAAAACGCTGAACATCCGCTCGTTTATTCTGGTGCAGAAACCATACATGGAGCGACGTGCTTACGCGACGTTTGTTAAGCAGTGGCCCGATGATATCGACCATGTGTGTGTCAGCTCAGCCAAACAGGCGTTTTGTGACTACTTCAATGAAGAGATAGACATGTATACCACGCTAACGGCTATGTTGGGGGATTTCGAGCGCATACGAGACTATCCTGCGCTCGGTTATCAGATAGAACAACCTATCCCAACAGAAGTGTTGCACTCTTACCAGGTGATCAAAAGCGCACTGAGCTAA